Proteins encoded in a region of the Tumebacillus sp. BK434 genome:
- a CDS encoding SLAP domain-containing protein — translation MEMKKESFFTRLFARKVEEQSEPAIDEAAIPMNAQTLPHTLIAFTEEQEAKFTEEQKEDLQKKLLELPPLRLGEINFVPFDAGSLFGGYFVRVFIRQGRDLLEEFTLNELPLFLIDASGEKVAGGVFRPQNFGTLRFGESRVWTFAWRPEQVLKKEVDLTQFTVAFE, via the coding sequence ATGGAAATGAAGAAAGAAAGCTTTTTCACGCGACTTTTTGCGCGTAAAGTAGAAGAACAATCGGAGCCAGCGATTGATGAAGCTGCAATTCCGATGAACGCTCAGACGCTCCCTCATACTTTGATTGCGTTCACTGAAGAACAAGAAGCGAAGTTTACAGAGGAACAAAAAGAAGATTTGCAAAAAAAACTTTTGGAGCTTCCGCCACTGCGTTTGGGTGAAATAAACTTCGTACCATTTGATGCGGGCTCTTTATTTGGAGGCTACTTTGTACGTGTCTTTATACGACAGGGAAGAGATCTACTTGAGGAATTTACTTTAAATGAGCTTCCCCTTTTTCTTATTGACGCCTCAGGTGAGAAGGTAGCAGGAGGAGTTTTTCGTCCGCAAAACTTTGGTACATTGCGTTTTGGCGAATCTAGAGTCTGGACATTTGCATGGCGTCCTGAACAAGTACTAAAGAAGGAAGTTGATCTTACTCAGTTCACAGTTGCATTTGAATAA